AAGCTCTTGAAGAGGCAATGGCTACACTCCAGACTCAATCTTCGCCAGTTGACCCAGAGCTGTCAGCACTCAATGGGATGTTGGATAAAGTCCTTGACATTCAGAATCCCAGTCGAATAAAAGAGCGTGCAAGGCAATTGTCAATGCAAAAGCAAGACCATGCCGTTCCACTCAAAGTAGATCCGAACAGTGGGTTTACCGACTTGTTTCCCAGTAAGCATGATACTGCCCACATCAAGTCAGTTCGGCGAAGGGCTTTTCTGGATATCTCGCCGTCGGAAGAACAAAGAATTGACAATGCAATTCCTGCTACTGTACATTCAACAGCCACTATTGTCACTGGTTCGACACTCAAATTGAGATTGGACGTTGATTTATACATAAACGGCATTCAGATTCCACGTGGGACGTTTGTTTATGGTGTTGCATCGATATCCGGCGAAAGACTACAACTAACAATTACCCAGATCAAGTACGGAGACAATCTTTTTCCTGTTTCTCTCAAGATGTACAATACAGATGGTATCGAGGGGATACCAGTACCAGGCTCAATCACCAGAGATATTGCAAAGACTGATGCTGACAATGCCCTCCAGTCCTTGCAACTGGCGTCGTTAGACCCGAGTATCACGTCACAGGCAGCAAGTGCGGGTATTCAATCTATCAAGACCATAATTGGGCGGAAAACCAAATTAATTAGGGTGACAATAAAGGCAGATCACCCTGTCTTGTTGAAGGATTCAAATTGATTAAATAAGTATAGAATATGAGCGAGTATATCCAGCAAACCGTGAAGGCTATATCATTAACGATTACTGATAAGGAGCTTTCTTCCATTAAGCCATCTTCTGATCTTTTCACAATTATGAGAGTTGAGAAGATAAAAAAGGATACGCTTTTTTTTCTGTTATCTTTTTCCAAGAACTCAACAGAGGATTACCAAGTGGATTCCTATCATGCAATATTGAAATTGCCAATTGATCTGCCCAACATGAATTTCGGCAGTGTATCTGTTTCAAAATTGGAGAAGCTATTACAAGAAATTGACTGGAATGATAAGTGTTTTGAAAAATCAGGAAATTTTTTGAGCGCTGAATTTAAGAAGAAGAAATTTCATTTGTTTGAAGCCGTTAATTCTGTTTTTGAAATGGAGAAAATGGAGTATCCCGCTAACGTAATTTCCATTGCTCTGCAGGTAAAGTACTGGTTTAATACAGCCTTTGGGAAAACGGTTTGTGGTGAATTTCGGCTTCTTTCTCACGCGGGGCTATTTTATCCTATTCAGGTATTTAGTCATTTATCTCGATTTCCTACAATTTTTGAAGCTCACGCATTTATGAAGTTGGAATTGAAAATAAAAGGGTTCCGACAACCTTCATTTTAGTTTTTTTAACCAATAAATTTAAATAGATGAAAAGTGTTAAAGTATTGTGCTATTGTGTTAGTCTATTGTTCATTTGCTTCAAGTCTTACTCCCAGGAAGTGTTTACCAAGGAAGTGAAAGTTTGTTTAAGCAAAACTACACTGTTGGTATTTCCAGCAAATATCAAAAACGCGGATAGAGGATCTGCCAGCATCGAAATTGGTGAAATTAATAAAGTCTCCAATGTGCTGCGAATTAAGGCTAGTGAGGAGAATTTCATTCCCACAAATGTAAGCGTCTTTACTGACGATGGCCATATTTATTCGGTCAACGTATCCTACACTAGCGACATATTTAAGAATATTTATGATTTCAATATTTCGGAATCCAACCAGTATGCAGATGGTGGGGCCGCATTAACGCAACAGCGCGTAAGGCAAATAGCTGGGATGATACAGTATATTTCCGCAACAACGAGGAAGCCAAAGTTTAGTAATGGAGATATTACCATTCGACTAAAGGGGATCTATCTTGCCGGCGGAAACTTATTTTTTCGGTTTGGGATTCACAATGGGAGTGCCATACCGTTTGATGTCGATTTCTGCAAATTTTTCATTGCGGACCGGACGAGATCGAAGAGGACCTCACACATGGAGAAGGAATTACTATCAACGTACTCAAGTCTGAATTTAACAAATACCGTCCCACCCGGCGAAGATCGTGAAATAGTGACAGTGTTTGATAAATTCACGATTGCTGATGGAAAGACGTTTCATGTTGAGTTTTTTGAGAAAAGCGGGGATCGGCATTTAAAATTGAGTATTAAAGGTAAGCACCTACTCAGGTGTAAGCATATTGATAACCTATCAAATTAGCTTGCTATGAAGGAGAACCAATTGAGACCAATTGACCAAATGTTCAACAGGTGGGCTCAAATGACGAACTTTTACATCAACGCTCTTGGAAAAGATATTGAGAAAAGAAGGAGCTTTATTCACGCGAAGAAAGCTGGACTAGTTAGAATTCAACGTCAGTTTAAAGGAACAAAGGATAAGGAGGACCGAGCTACATTAAGGATAATTAATGGTGAAGTCAGGAAACTTAATAGACAGCTATACCCTTGGCTTGGAATTGGAAGAATCATCAATACTATTCAGAGCATCAATTCTATATTTAATAAGGTGTCTAATCTTGTTAAAGGAATCGTTAAGATAATCGTTGAAAGAAGAGAGCGTAAGATGAAGGCCGAACAATTCGATAAAATAGTTTCTGACCTAAACGAGAAGAAAGATCGCCAAGTTAAGTCCGAGAATACTAAACGAGTTGAATTAAAGCGGCGTCATACAGGTAGGGTCGTTCTCTCCGGTGGTATCTCTAACGGCAAGAAGTTGTAGTATTTTTAAATAACAGTACGAACATGGACAATCGTATTCTGCAGGCATATAATAGATGGCTTGCCAAAGAAGAGGAATTTTCCCAACGATATGGGAGGGCGGCTACATCTGGGATGGATTTTCAGAAATTGAAATGGAGAGTGTTGCAGCACATTGTCTCCCAATCAAAACGGGTTTTGCTTTCCCTTGATGAACGGGACGAATTGCTTATGGTTAGAATAAAAGCGGATACGTTAATGCGAGAGATTAACGGGGGGCGCGATCTCAGTTTTATGCAAAGAATCGGTCGAAAGTTGTCTGACGTGTTACATCCCGATAGGAAGTATAATAATATGAGAGAAATTTTTTTACAGTTCAAAAATGCACCATTACCGGAACATGGTTTGAATGGTATATTATCGGCTGAGTCTTCCGTATCCAATTGGGGAAATACTTTGATGCCCAAACGCCTTCTTAGAATAGATTCGACAAGGCCATCTGCAAGTACTCCTGGCCAAACAGCTCTGGAAAGCAATTTTAATTCGTTAAGACTCTTTCAGATTAAATATGGGAAAAAAGATCTGGAAGAAAAATCTGGCTTGCGAGCTATATATGTTCGTCAAAATGGAAACGAAGAAAAGGGAACTACAAAACAAAGCGTAATCGAAGAAGGGCATACCATCAAGTTAAAGAAAAAAACCGCACCCAAACCAATTATCAATGACAAATTAATTGTTTCAGTTAAACTTTAAAACAAACAACTATGGCATCAACAGGAAATTTTGGAGATTCAGATGACCTTGGAAGGCAAATTAATAGTGTCGTTTCAAGTCTCGTTATTATGGGGTATCCTGAAGACAAGATAATAAAGGTAAGAGATGACCTTTTCCAAGGTCTTGAAAGTGCCTCCTTTACACACTCGGTATCTTCCGAGGATAAGAATAAATCTTTGTCGGCAAAAATTGAAGTAAAATGGACTCAAGATGAGCAGTCTAACTTCTTTCTTGGAATTTCACCTATACATTCAACATTAGTTGATAAATCTAAAGGGCAAAAAACAGAAGCTCTTATTTCCTCCTATTTCCGCCCAACAATGGAGGAGCTGTTATCGCTGCTTGAAGGAAGGTCCGTTGATAAGCGAAATTTAACTAGAAAGATTGAAGTCGATGCTGTCAAACCTGGAATGCGTACAGTGAGTATTGTCGACAACAATGGAGAAGTCAATCAGAAATTTGTACGTTTGAAATTTGACTCCTGGATACGCCTTAACCCTAACGAGAACCTGCTTAACAGCGATAAGAATGTTGAATTTTTGGGGGCGATGTCATTAACCGCTATAGCCGATCGGTTTGACATTCCGCTATTCAATAACAATGATAATAATAGACGTAATGCAATTACGTTTTTAAGGAAAGGTATTATTATCGAAACACAACATCCGCAAAAAGGCAAGATATTCATCGAAGCAGATCCACCACGGGGATTGAAGTTTTTCAATGAGAAGATCCGATTGGACCATAAGCAATTCCTAAAAACACCAGCTAGAGTAGCATTGTCCAATCTTATTAGTATTGGTGGTATTGAAGGGGGGGCAACCCCTTCTAATAATGTAGCGGAGAAGAAAGCTCAGGGAAAGTCCGTTTCTAATACTACCGAAACTAAGGTAGCAAAGTCGACATCAAGAACGACAAAGAAGAAACCAGCGGGGAAAAGTGCAAGAAAGCAAGTTGATGAAGGTAAAAATAAGAAGAAAGTTCGCCGATAGTGAAAAAGGGCCTCACAAACCCCCTCTCGCAAAATTAAGACTTCACCTGGTCTCTCAGACATTCAAAGGAAAAAAAATCCCCCCGGCACTCCTTAGCGCTCTACTAGCCGCCATCACTGCGTCCCCTTCAGCCCTCCCTCAGCCTTAGCCTACGGGTAATATTTTTTTTCCAATGAATGTCTTTATGGACCAGGTGAAGTATTGCTAGTCGCTACGGGGGTGTGGGAGGCGGGGGTGTGTCTGCAAGGCGTAGCAGGACGCCCCCTTCTCTTAGCGCCAACACTGCCTCTCAACTTTTTCGCTGGAGTAGCGTTAATTAAGATCTTCCAGAATATAGTAAGTCTCTCTGCCCTTTTTTATGTTCTTTAGTACTTTTTCACCGTCATCGGTAGGTATGATTATTTCTTCGTTTGCTGTTTTCATTAGCTTCCTGGCAACCGTGTCAGGCTTCATGTTTACGATATTTCCAATGGACTGGCATATATGGTCCCTGGTTGCTTCGTCGTTATTTGTGAAGAAGTCTCTTATAGCATTCTGAAATGTGCTGTTTATGCCGTTGGGTTCGCCGCTGTCTGCAGATGCAGGTTTGGGAATTATTCTGAGTGATAGAGTGTTCCCATCAAATTTCGTGTAAATCGGTTCGTTATCTTCTTCTGAATCACGTTGTTTCTTAATGCTTATTGTTAAATAGGTACTACCAGTATCGTCCAGATGCTTTTGTGATCGCAATACTGAGGATGCTTTCTTCTCAAGCTGAGTTCCCAGGTGCCCCTCTGATTTTTCACTACTGTTATTTTCATGGATCACAACCACGATCGATACTGGAAACTTATTAACTAATAAATTGAGGGAATCTACCACGACTAATGAGCTAGGTAGTGAATTAAAATCAGAAGCACAGTCCGTTATTATATCAAATATTAAGAGCATCCTTTTCTTGTGTACCTGGCTTGCATCTTTATTATTAAAAACCATCTCTAAATATGATTGCACAATGCTAATTCTGTCGATCCTGGTTTCCATAACTAAAGTGCAAGGAACTAGGTCGTCGGGTCTTTCAATATAACCTGCGTTTCTATAAATCCTTTTTATTGCCGCCGGAAATTGAGAATGGATAGTGCGTTCTGTATCGAAATAATGTACTTCGATAGGGGTGGTGCAATGTCTTTTGAGATTTAGAAAATTGCTGATGTCTGTACCTTTACGCGCAATAGCGGCGCTGGCAATTGACTCTGCTATGTGGCTTTTATGGCATCCCCTATTGCCTTTTACTATTACAATCGTTTTCTCATAAATGATTGGACGATCATTTATTGACATTAGAGGTTTTAGTTTTTCCACCGTGGGATTATTAGCCT
This window of the Chitinophaga varians genome carries:
- the traM gene encoding conjugative transposon protein TraM, encoding MASVIAGVNLSDRKLKPLLFLPVIVVPFVALLFYSFGGGKLHTGETQSTSSGLNFNLPNADFQDEKPSDKMSLYAQQEQDSSNLNVAREYDPYYKSGEGDTGKPNGGVEAPFSATASDENSTTESKIRGRLDELSKRVADESNVPGKMRADESTASVDSRSIKALEEAMATLQTQSSPVDPELSALNGMLDKVLDIQNPSRIKERARQLSMQKQDHAVPLKVDPNSGFTDLFPSKHDTAHIKSVRRRAFLDISPSEEQRIDNAIPATVHSTATIVTGSTLKLRLDVDLYINGIQIPRGTFVYGVASISGERLQLTITQIKYGDNLFPVSLKMYNTDGIEGIPVPGSITRDIAKTDADNALQSLQLASLDPSITSQAASAGIQSIKTIIGRKTKLIRVTIKADHPVLLKDSN
- the traN gene encoding conjugative transposon protein TraN, yielding MKSVKVLCYCVSLLFICFKSYSQEVFTKEVKVCLSKTTLLVFPANIKNADRGSASIEIGEINKVSNVLRIKASEENFIPTNVSVFTDDGHIYSVNVSYTSDIFKNIYDFNISESNQYADGGAALTQQRVRQIAGMIQYISATTRKPKFSNGDITIRLKGIYLAGGNLFFRFGIHNGSAIPFDVDFCKFFIADRTRSKRTSHMEKELLSTYSSLNLTNTVPPGEDREIVTVFDKFTIADGKTFHVEFFEKSGDRHLKLSIKGKHLLRCKHIDNLSN